Proteins found in one Miscanthus floridulus cultivar M001 chromosome 4, ASM1932011v1, whole genome shotgun sequence genomic segment:
- the LOC136552795 gene encoding uncharacterized protein, producing MSKKRKSLNPVNSLKDSEQVLASDFIRGDDLDDLLSKLVRSVESAKASRGGLPEKIWMKQQFAIGVNDVTRVLERMPHSVTASHSTQRSSEAPTVSGRRQAPLVPFQAVLVAADCNPKWLTKHIPTLASTRQVPVLCVKDKKGGSLRLGHVVNVRTALAIGVKARDSIVNKTVDEILKDSKLVGNEVTPSPVTCLD from the exons ATGAGCAAGAAGAGGAAGTCTCTGAATCCAGTCAACTCATTGAAAGACAGCGAACAAGT ATTAGCCTCAGATTTCATCAGAGGAGACGATCTTGATGACCTATTATCGAAGCTTGTCAG GAGTGTGGAGAGTGCCAAGGCTTCAAGGGGAGGCTTACCAGAAAAGATATGGATGAAG CAACAATTTGCTATCGGGGTCAATGATGTCACACGGGTTCTTGAGCGAATGCCGCATTCTGTTACTGCTTCTCATTCTACTCAAAGGTCTAGTGAAGCACCAACTGTCTCAGGCCGACGTCAAGCTCCTTTGGTGCCATTTCAG GCTGTCCTTGTAGCTGCTGACTGCAACCCCAAATGGTTAACAAAACACATACCAACACTAGCATCTACAAGGCAGGTACCAGTGTTGTGCGTGAAGGACAAGAAGGGAGGCTCACTAAGGTTAGGTCATGTGGTGAATGTCAGAACAGCGCTTGCCATTGGAGTAAAG GCCAGAGATAGCATAGTCAACAAGACTGTTGATGAGATCCTGAAGGATAGTAAGCTGGTTGGCAATGAAGTAACACCAAGTCCAGTAACATGTTTGGACTAA
- the LOC136552797 gene encoding dirigent protein 5-like encodes MQGLTPSYKLSLISVVILLLGLTSGDVAHGRKKLVSSSDGEPCHKMTVYYHDILYDGTNTANATSAVAAQPTLLSRSVSVNDSYFGEVVVFNDVVTAGHELASEPVARAEGFYFYDKKESPSAWFAFSLVFNSTAHRGTLNLMGADIIAEKTRDISVVGGTGDFFMARGIATLRTDTFEGLYYFRLQMDIKLYECYV; translated from the coding sequence ATGCAGGGCCTCACGCCATCTTACAAGCTTAGCTTGATCAGTGTCGTCATCTTGCTGCTTGGGCTGACCTCCGGCGACGTCGCCCATGGCCGCAAGAAGCTCGTCTCGAGCTCCGACGGCGAGCCGTGCCACAAGATGACGGTCTACTACCACGACATCCTCTACGACGGCACCAACACGGCGAACGCGACGTCGGCGGTCGCGGCGCAGCCGACTCTGCTGAGCAGGTCGGTGTCCGTCAACGACAGCTACTTCGGCGAGGTGGTGGTGTTCAACGACGTGGTGACGGCGGGGCACGAGCTGGCGTCGGAGCCGGTGGCGCGCGCCGAGGGCTTCTACTTCTACGACAAGAAGGAGTCGCCGAGCGCGTGGTTCGCCTTCTCGCTCGTGTTCAACTCCACGGCGCACAGGGGCACGCTCAACCTCATGGGCGCCGACATCATCGCCGAGAAGACGCGGGACATCTCCGTCGTCGGTGGCACCGGCGACTTCTTCATGGCGCGCGGCATCGCCACCCTTCGCACCGACACCTTCGAGGGCTTGTACTACTTCAGGCTGCAGATGGACATCAAGCTCTACGAGTGCTACGTCTAA